A stretch of the Candidatus Neomarinimicrobiota bacterium genome encodes the following:
- a CDS encoding site-specific integrase, with the protein MQPIYLLTFYLQTGARRSEILPPKFTWVNVDTNERQIVLIGKRNKRRALPLSDLLLEILSRRGYYSHPFDYTGDQVRHKIVEKYYKWAGIKDANIHTLRKTCGALLIQNGVDIYRVSKWLGHSTVTVTERHYVDLLKRDYEDIALIADNTVGRYAKGFSQESREKLVPYTCQISPPKPVFQNA; encoded by the coding sequence GCAAGGCGGTCTGAGATACTTCCGCCTAAGTTCACGTGGGTGAACGTTGACACTAACGAACGGCAAATCGTCCTAATTGGAAAGCGAAATAAGCGAAGAGCGCTACCTCTCAGCGATTTACTCCTGGAGATACTGAGTAGGCGCGGCTATTATTCCCACCCTTTCGACTATACTGGCGACCAAGTACGCCATAAGATTGTCGAAAAGTATTACAAATGGGCGGGTATAAAGGACGCTAACATACATACACTGCGCAAAACCTGTGGGGCGCTGTTAATTCAGAACGGTGTTGACATCTACAGGGTGAGCAAGTGGCTCGGTCATTCCACAGTTACCGTAACTGAGCGACACTACGTTGATCTCCTCAAAAGAGATTACGAGGACATTGCGCTCATAGCGGACAACACTGTAGGCCGGTATGCAAAGGGCTTTTCTCAGGAGTCAAGGGAAAAGCTTGTGCCATATACGTGCCAAATTAGCCCTCCTAAGCCTGTTTTTCAGAACGCTTGA